The sequence GTTCACTGGTATTCCGCCAGCGGACTACGAACCCCACACGCACGACGAAGCCGATTGGTCCTGGTCGGCGCCCTCGAGCGAGGACGACGGCCCGGCGATCGGTGAGAACGAAGTGAAACAGGTCGCCGCGTGGACGATGGAAACGTGCCGAAACGAGGGAATGTCGGCCCGCGAAACCGCCAAGTACGTGCCGTACAGCCACGCTACCGTCTCGAACTGGTGGAAAGAGATCGACGAAGGCGGCGAGAAGCGAGACTGGGTTGACACCGTCGAGCGGGTGATCGCATGACGGCGCCGGGGTGTAAAGGTGTAAAGCGCAACCGACCCCCCTTTAGTGAAGCCCATAGCCCACCGCGCTCGCTCCCTGTCGGGAGCGAGGCAATCGCGATGGGCGCGGTCGCTCTGCCAGCAGCGGAGGAGTATATATATCGACGCGCGGGGCGCATACGAAACACTCAGAAATATGATGTTTCCGAATGGCGATTTCGAAAAAATCGCGCCGCGCGTGAGAGGAGGCGATCGCCGTGAATCGATCGAAGCGTGCGAATCACTTCGGAACGGCCTGCGAGAAACGGATGGCGAAGAAGCGGCGATTCGAACTTGAGCGAGCCAGCTGGCATGACGCCAGGTTCGGGAACGAAACTCCCGTCGAGATTAAGAGTACGATGCTTGAGCACTCGGACGGCCAGCCGGGGAACTTCAAGGTCTATCGTGAGTACCACGAGAAGCTACGCCGCGCCGACGGCTGGTACTGTTTTGTCGTCTACCGACCGCATGGGCGGTCAGGCTGCACGATCGTCAGGGACAAGATGGTCAAGGCGACGAATCTACCGCTGCTCCGCTGGCACGGCGGTGGCGACCATCGTGGCACCGAACAAGCGAAAATCGCGATCGCCGATATTTTCTGAGCAGAGCAGTAGAGGTTACACGGTTTATTTATTTAAAATCGGCTGTGAAATACTCATTCAGTATAGAGAACTAGCCTATTACTAAGTTCTGTGTCTAATGCTTGGTCTCAAAGCCCTAGAAGTCTTCCTATATTGAATATATCGTAAAGAAAAGCGGTTGCAAGTCCAATAGCGGCACCGACAATGACTTTCCGTATCGTTTCCATCATCCTATCCATTAATACTCACATATTATGGTCCTAACGATAAGTTCGGATGTCTTCGTAACGAATCGTCTAACTCTAATTCAGACGAAAGACCTGATAAAGAAACCGTATCACCAACTACTGCTATAGTTCTCCTTTTGTCGATACCGATACCGAGGTTTCGATGTCGAAGCGAACAGCTCGAGTACTCAGTGTCTCGGCGATCTCCCGGCGCTGCTCGCAGGTGAGATCCTCACGCTCGAGGACGTCCCGAGCTGCGGAGACGAGCGAGTCGACGTCTTCGCAGGCGAACGCGACCGCGTTGCTCCGGTTACAGTCGTAGAACCGAGCGGCTTTCTGAATCGCGTCGAATCGCCATTCGTTCCCGTCGTCGGTCCGGATGCGAACCGATCCGGGCGTCTCGTTGTGAGACATGCCCGTGAACACAACCCGCTATTCCTAGTTTTTTCGGTTCACTCGAGCGGTCCCAGTTTATAAAGAGGGATCAGTCCCGGCGTGATCGCTGTGAAGACCAAGACGATCTCGTGGGCTATGGGCCGAATATGAACACGGACGGTACTCGGTTCGTGTTCATATTGGGGAAACCGCTCTTCGCGACGTGCAACCAGAGGGGAAGAGATCAAGGTAACTGAAATCTATATCTCGCTCTTGACTGTTTATATCAACTACACATCAGTTCGACCCATCATCTGTTAATTTCCTTGAGAAGTCAATTCCTACACCTCCAAATTGGGGTGATCCGATAAAGAAATACTTTATATTTGACACCAATTTTTTCAATTTCCCATCAGTAGAATGCCGCCATGCACGGTCAAAATTCCGTTCGATCCTATTTATTGTCCAACTTATTTGATGAAGTTCATCAACAGTTGGCCTGTCTATGCCATACGTTCGAGTTATATCAGTGAAATCTTCTATTCTCTCCATCTCTGATTTCCACGCAACACGATTATTATTTATCAACCTCCATTTGAATATATCTAGGTCATTTTGGAAGTACTCTAGTTCATCTTCCAGGTGTTCCATAGACAGATCTTTTAATCGATCATACGAATATTGATCCTCCAGAGCCTGTAGGAAGCCATCTATGAATTCTTGTGTACTCGGATCACTATCAAATTTCAGTGCTTCAGTTATTCTAGGATTCGATGTCATAAGACAAGAATATAGCTAAAGTTGAATATATTCTTCTATCGCTTTTCGCCTATCTTTCCAGTGCAGCCTTCCTCAATTTTGGATTATCTGCTAAGCCGGGTCACTGTGGGAATGAGTGAGACTGTTCTATTCGAACTGGCAAATCGCACCGCTCACGGTAAGTCCAGAGAGAAGACCTCAAGAGACACACTATAATCTATCGAAGGCTACTCTTCATTTTCTTCTGTTAGGTCTTCTAATTCCATGAACCGCTCATTCTGAAGCATTTGTAGAAGTGGATTCACGGTCACCAAGGAGGGAGGGTGAGGAATTGAAACACTGATATATGTCAAAAGCCAAAATAAACCATTCCTGGCGAGAACAGAACCCTTATTTTCACTTTTAGTATACATAAACAGTGGGTTCTCAAGGGTTTCAGTGAATGGTAGCTTAGGGTGAGCAATAATCATATCTTCTTCTACAAGAAGGACTAGGTCCCAGGCCTCTAGGTTTTCTTCAAGGATTTCCACCATCGTCTCCTCATTTACATTTGAAGAATCGTCATATACTAAGCACTTTAGTTGATGGTTCACAGTCATATTCCCACCAATAGTCACACCAAAACTACCTTCTCTCTCTATTTGCTGCAGCTTACCCGTTTTCTCTAAATCATTCCTTAGTGCAGTCGTTGTTAATCTACTTTTCACTTCGCAAATAAATGCGACTCCATGATATGGAACCCATGTCATTCCTTGCGATTGGAAAACAATTTGTGG comes from Haloterrigena salifodinae and encodes:
- a CDS encoding DUF7692 domain-containing protein, encoding MSHNETPGSVRIRTDDGNEWRFDAIQKAARFYDCNRSNAVAFACEDVDSLVSAARDVLEREDLTCEQRREIAETLSTRAVRFDIETSVSVSTKGEL
- a CDS encoding DUF6602 domain-containing protein, translated to MPPESEEIISDLLTGLRQKLRTQWREYRSQSYNQNTKGEAYEQALANLLTDYVGGAYDIRTRTAVIDDNLDCFELFTPAQNEIDVVATFPQATPQIVFQSQGMTWVPYHGVAFICEVKSRLTTTALRNDLEKTGKLQQIEREGSFGVTIGGNMTVNHQLKCLVYDDSSNVNEETMVEILEENLEAWDLVLLVEEDMIIAHPKLPFTETLENPLFMYTKSENKGSVLARNGLFWLLTYISVSIPHPPSLVTVNPLLQMLQNERFMELEDLTEENEE